One genomic region from Prevotella sp. Rep29 encodes:
- a CDS encoding LexA family transcriptional regulator: MSNIQIIQGDFEKKLKLQFAPGIKAGFPSPADDYSHETLDFNRDLIRNPEATFYGKVEGDSMIEAGINDGDIAVIDRSVEPQDGDVVVGYINDEFTIKYLDLRHRKDGYIELRPANKDFKPIRIDADDDFEVWGVVIWTIKKWR, from the coding sequence ATGTCTAACATTCAAATCATACAAGGTGACTTTGAGAAGAAACTGAAGCTTCAGTTCGCTCCTGGCATCAAAGCTGGATTTCCATCTCCAGCTGATGATTACAGCCATGAGACGCTGGACTTCAATCGTGACCTTATTCGCAATCCTGAAGCTACATTCTATGGGAAAGTGGAAGGCGATTCGATGATTGAAGCTGGCATCAATGATGGTGACATAGCTGTCATTGACCGTTCCGTCGAACCACAAGACGGTGATGTGGTCGTGGGATATATCAATGATGAGTTCACCATCAAGTACCTCGACCTGCGTCACCGAAAGGACGGCTACATCGAGTTGCGTCCTGCAAACAAGGATTTCAAGCCTATACGCATCGATGCAGATGATGACTTTGAAGTGTGGGGTGTTGTGATTTGGACTATTAAAAAATGGCGATAA
- a CDS encoding DNA topoisomerase 3, producing MKRIITSLLLFLVVMCSYAQTKRYYCEVKGIEKELSSGLKIIFDFGNQVSYNMWSDYSSYKHKHCYQKGDVIVTWAYGHIMMTAMPEAYGKEYADFSTYPVIPSTWKKRPSPSTKEQFEYIRSVLGKADVVVNGGDPDREGQLLIDEILEYVGYKGEVRRILINAKDTDSLKRAFDHIEPNEKYKPLYHAGLARERADWLVGINLSRAYTVSARKHGAAGVWRVGRVKVPTLALVVEREKEIQNFHSVEYYELTGKYSKNGIPFSAILKPSDEAPLDSEGRIIQRDYVEKIQNEIKNQPARVTFSERKSQTEGAPLPYSLDTLQVEANKRYGMSPSDVLTKVQSLYEKKFVSYPRSDCNYIPTSQHGDAGRILKALAEYGLEAASRADTSIQSRCFNDGKVSAHHAIIPTGVIPKGLDEREREVYEMIAVRYMIQFYPPCKYDVVKYELTAKGYVFAGSGKTIVSPGWRSISKSDDKDDEVKEVPMLAKGDIIPIPIYIIDTKKTTPPKRFTEGSLLAAMTNIWRFVSPDNPNKEKLKECKGIGTPATRDSIIADLLATKSGKSDILPCIQKKGKELVPTAFGTAMIDGIHESLTKPDLTAVMEYNLSAIAEGKMELGDFLEETQKMVLENIAFAEGSSRYVASTGGVSKNDQEVPHEECPVCRRKTLARKYSSKTKNHFWVCEEKSCVHPTTGKTVFYADSRKKPVVKLCPQCGVPLCQVYSKKTKQQYWVCPKCNEFKNMK from the coding sequence ATGAAAAGAATTATAACAAGTCTTTTGCTTTTCCTCGTTGTTATGTGTTCTTATGCACAAACAAAACGTTATTATTGTGAGGTAAAAGGCATTGAGAAAGAACTCTCTTCTGGCCTTAAAATCATATTTGATTTTGGGAACCAAGTGTCTTATAATATGTGGAGTGATTACAGCTCGTACAAGCATAAACACTGTTACCAGAAGGGGGATGTTATTGTGACGTGGGCCTACGGGCATATCATGATGACAGCCATGCCTGAAGCATATGGTAAGGAATATGCTGATTTTAGTACATATCCCGTCATCCCATCTACATGGAAGAAACGTCCTTCACCATCTACCAAAGAGCAGTTTGAGTATATTCGCAGTGTTTTAGGTAAAGCGGATGTTGTGGTCAATGGCGGTGACCCGGACAGGGAAGGCCAGCTTCTTATTGACGAGATTTTGGAGTATGTCGGATATAAGGGAGAGGTGCGTCGTATTCTTATCAATGCAAAGGACACCGACAGCTTGAAGCGGGCATTCGACCATATAGAACCTAATGAGAAATACAAGCCACTCTATCATGCAGGGCTGGCAAGAGAGCGTGCCGACTGGCTGGTTGGCATCAACTTGTCGAGAGCATATACCGTTAGTGCCAGGAAACATGGAGCTGCAGGAGTGTGGCGAGTAGGCAGGGTCAAGGTACCGACACTTGCCCTTGTTGTCGAAAGAGAAAAGGAAATTCAAAATTTCCATTCTGTGGAGTACTATGAACTGACGGGAAAGTATTCAAAGAACGGCATCCCATTCTCGGCAATCTTGAAACCTTCGGATGAAGCACCTCTCGATAGCGAGGGGCGCATTATCCAACGTGACTATGTAGAGAAGATTCAGAATGAAATCAAGAACCAACCGGCTCGTGTCACTTTCAGTGAACGGAAGAGCCAGACAGAGGGTGCTCCATTGCCTTATTCGCTTGATACGCTTCAGGTGGAAGCCAATAAACGCTATGGCATGTCGCCGTCGGATGTGCTTACCAAGGTGCAGTCTTTGTATGAGAAGAAATTCGTGAGCTATCCTCGTTCCGACTGCAACTATATCCCTACCAGTCAGCATGGCGACGCTGGGCGCATACTGAAAGCCCTTGCAGAATATGGGCTTGAAGCTGCTTCGAGAGCAGACACGAGTATTCAAAGCCGATGTTTCAATGATGGTAAGGTGAGCGCACACCATGCCATTATTCCTACAGGTGTTATCCCCAAGGGACTTGACGAACGGGAGCGAGAAGTCTATGAGATGATAGCTGTGAGGTACATGATTCAGTTCTATCCTCCATGCAAGTATGACGTGGTGAAATATGAACTGACAGCCAAAGGCTATGTCTTTGCAGGCAGCGGAAAGACGATAGTCTCTCCTGGATGGCGAAGCATTTCAAAGTCAGATGACAAAGACGATGAAGTAAAGGAGGTGCCGATGTTGGCTAAAGGTGATATAATTCCTATACCTATATATATTATAGATACGAAGAAAACGACCCCGCCAAAGCGTTTCACGGAGGGCTCTCTGTTGGCAGCCATGACCAACATCTGGCGTTTTGTCAGTCCAGACAATCCAAACAAAGAGAAGCTGAAGGAATGTAAGGGTATTGGTACACCAGCCACTCGTGACAGTATCATTGCTGATTTGCTTGCCACAAAGTCTGGTAAGTCTGATATTCTTCCCTGTATTCAGAAAAAGGGTAAGGAACTTGTTCCGACAGCGTTTGGTACTGCCATGATTGATGGCATTCATGAGTCATTGACCAAACCAGACCTGACGGCTGTCATGGAATATAACCTTTCTGCTATTGCTGAGGGAAAGATGGAGCTGGGCGATTTTCTTGAAGAAACCCAGAAGATGGTTCTGGAGAATATCGCCTTTGCTGAAGGCTCGTCTCGGTACGTGGCTTCAACAGGCGGTGTAAGTAAGAATGATCAGGAAGTTCCTCATGAGGAATGTCCTGTTTGCCGTCGTAAGACGTTGGCACGAAAGTATTCTTCCAAGACGAAGAATCATTTCTGGGTCTGTGAGGAGAAGTCTTGCGTGCATCCGACAACTGGAAAGACTGTCTTTTATGCTGATAGCAGAAAGAAGCCTGTGGTAAAGCTTTGTCCTCAGTGTGGTGTGCCACTATGCCAGGTCTATAGCAAGAAGACAAAGCAACAGTATTGGGTATGTCCGAAGTGCAACGAATTCAAGAATATGAAATAA